A window of Parasynechococcus marenigrum WH 8102 contains these coding sequences:
- a CDS encoding UDP-N-acetylglucosamine--N-acetylmuramyl-(pentapeptide) pyrophosphoryl-undecaprenol N-acetylglucosamine transferase translates to MTRLLIAASGTGGHLFPALAVAEALPEDWQVRWLGVPDRLETQLVPARYSLFTVNAGGLQGSRLSKAVQLLLLLAAGVSVARLIRRERIQLVLSTGGYIAAPAILAARFCGVPTVLHEANAIPGRVTRLLGRFCGAVAVGLPAAAGRIPGSRPLMTGMPVRADFLQSQPCPAWVPEGRGPLLVVIGGSQGAVGLNRMVRAVLPPLLEQGCRVVHLTGRNDTEVGQVQHPLLVEQPFSDEIPGLLQHADLAVSRAGAGSLSELAVCGTPTILVPFPQAADQHQEANAACAAEQGGAVIVHQHEPEATVLQQTIQCLLGHRLGHPDADPSLLPSMREGMERLAIRDADQRLVDLLQSLLD, encoded by the coding sequence ATGACCCGGCTCCTGATCGCCGCGAGCGGCACCGGTGGCCACCTGTTTCCCGCCTTAGCAGTGGCAGAAGCACTCCCTGAGGATTGGCAGGTGCGCTGGCTGGGGGTCCCAGACCGCCTCGAAACACAGCTGGTTCCAGCGCGCTACAGCCTGTTCACTGTGAATGCAGGGGGACTGCAAGGCAGCAGGCTGAGCAAGGCAGTCCAGCTGCTGCTACTGCTGGCCGCAGGGGTCAGCGTGGCCCGTCTGATCCGGCGGGAACGCATCCAACTGGTGCTTAGCACCGGCGGCTACATCGCTGCTCCCGCCATCCTTGCCGCACGATTCTGCGGCGTTCCAACGGTGCTGCACGAGGCGAATGCCATCCCCGGTCGGGTGACGCGGTTGCTGGGTCGTTTCTGCGGGGCCGTGGCTGTTGGCTTACCTGCGGCCGCCGGACGCATACCCGGCAGCCGACCGTTGATGACGGGCATGCCGGTGAGGGCTGATTTTCTGCAGAGCCAACCTTGTCCTGCATGGGTGCCTGAAGGCAGGGGTCCACTGCTGGTGGTAATCGGCGGCAGCCAAGGGGCCGTGGGGCTGAATCGCATGGTGCGGGCTGTGTTGCCGCCATTGCTCGAGCAAGGCTGCCGTGTGGTGCACCTCACCGGCCGCAACGACACCGAAGTGGGCCAGGTGCAACACCCGTTGCTGGTGGAGCAACCCTTCAGCGACGAAATCCCTGGCCTGCTGCAACATGCCGACCTGGCGGTGAGCCGTGCCGGCGCCGGCAGTCTGAGTGAACTGGCGGTGTGCGGAACCCCCACGATCTTGGTGCCGTTCCCCCAGGCGGCGGATCAACACCAGGAGGCCAACGCCGCCTGTGCCGCAGAGCAGGGCGGGGCTGTGATCGTCCACCAGCACGAACCGGAGGCAACGGTGCTGCAGCAAACGATTCAATGTCTGCTTGGTCACCGGCTCGGGCATCCCGACGCTGACCCTTCCCTGCTCCCATCCATGCGTGAAGGCATGGAACGGCTGGCCATCCGCGATGCCGATCAGCGCTTGGTGGATCTGCTGCAAAGCCTGTTGGATTGA
- a CDS encoding threonine-phosphate decarboxylase: MDVEHRHGGNRASIATRLGCRPSDLLDASASLVPWTPRLPRLSRSIIRDYPDRSHNLLRCDLARLHGVPCELLLAGNGAAELFTWAARDAASSGPSLVPSPGFADYSRALGCWDGPWVRHQLPLSWSADRPQPIPQTPEAEVLWICNPHNPTGQLWSRASLEPLLRRFRLVICDEAFLPLVPDGEHQSLIPLVAETGNLVVIRSLTKLYGIAGLRLGYAVAQPERLQRWAQWRDPWPVNGIAMAVGQHVLSSTRRHQRWCRKTQAWAAREGAWMQQQLAVLPGITPMPSAVNYLLIRANRSLLPLREALEQHHRILLRDCRSFEGLGENWLRIGLQSRRNNRRIVSAMRKELSRTPLG, from the coding sequence ATGGACGTCGAGCATCGTCACGGCGGCAACCGGGCTTCGATCGCCACGCGCCTCGGCTGCCGACCCTCTGATCTGCTGGATGCCAGCGCATCTTTGGTGCCCTGGACTCCGCGTCTGCCTCGCCTCAGCCGATCGATCATCCGTGACTACCCGGATCGCAGTCATAACCTGCTGCGATGCGACCTTGCGAGGCTGCATGGTGTTCCCTGTGAGCTGCTGCTGGCGGGGAACGGGGCCGCGGAACTGTTCACCTGGGCGGCGCGAGATGCGGCCAGCTCTGGCCCGAGCTTGGTGCCATCGCCAGGGTTCGCTGATTACAGCCGAGCCCTGGGTTGTTGGGATGGGCCCTGGGTCCGTCACCAGCTGCCCCTCAGCTGGAGTGCTGATCGTCCTCAACCCATTCCGCAAACCCCTGAGGCTGAGGTGTTGTGGATCTGCAACCCCCACAACCCCACAGGTCAGCTCTGGAGTCGGGCCTCTCTGGAACCATTGCTGAGGCGATTCCGTCTGGTGATCTGCGATGAAGCCTTTCTGCCGCTGGTGCCCGATGGCGAGCATCAGTCATTGATTCCGTTGGTGGCCGAGACCGGGAATCTGGTGGTGATTCGCAGCCTCACTAAGCTCTATGGGATTGCCGGGTTGCGGCTCGGGTATGCCGTTGCACAGCCCGAACGCCTGCAGCGCTGGGCCCAGTGGCGCGATCCCTGGCCTGTCAATGGCATCGCCATGGCCGTTGGCCAACACGTGTTGTCGTCGACCCGTCGCCATCAGCGCTGGTGTCGGAAAACGCAGGCTTGGGCTGCGCGGGAAGGAGCCTGGATGCAGCAGCAGCTTGCGGTGTTGCCAGGCATCACTCCCATGCCATCAGCGGTGAATTATCTGTTGATTCGGGCGAACCGATCTCTGTTGCCCCTGCGCGAAGCCTTGGAGCAGCACCACAGGATCCTTCTGCGCGACTGCCGCTCGTTTGAAGGGCTGGGCGAGAACTGGCTCCGGATCGGTCTGCAGTCGCGCCGGAACAACCGACGCATTGTCAGCGCGATGCGCAAGGAGCTGAGCCGTACGCCCTTGGGTTGA